A single genomic interval of Xyrauchen texanus isolate HMW12.3.18 chromosome 48, RBS_HiC_50CHRs, whole genome shotgun sequence harbors:
- the LOC127639710 gene encoding elastase-1-like — MLRILLLSVLAALALAEPRYLEDQAVERVVGGEVARPNSWPWQISLQYLSGGSYYHTCGGTLIRQGWVMTAAHCVDTSRTWRVVLGDHDIYNHEGREQYMSVSRVYVHPNWNSNNVASGYDIALLRLSSDASLNSYVQLASLPPSGQVLPNNNPCYITGWGRTQTGGQLSAQLKQASLPVVDQQTCSRSDWWGSTVKNTMVCAGGGSLSGCQGDSGGPLNCLVSGQYYVHGVTSFVSSSGCNTPKKPTVFTRVSAYISWINGIIG, encoded by the exons ATGTTGAGGATCTTGTTGTTGAGTGTGCTGGCCGCCCTTG ctcTGGCTGAGCCCAGATACCTCGAGGATCAGGCCGTGGAGAGGGTCGTCGGTGGAGAGGTGGCAAGACCCAACTCCTGGCCCTGGCAG ATCTCTCTCCAGTACCTGTCTGGTGGCAGCTACTATCACACCTGTGGTGGAACTCTGATCAGGCAAGGATGGGTGATGACCGCCGCCCACTGCGTTGACAC CTCAAGAACTTGGCGCGTTGTCCTGGGAGACCACGACATCTACAACCACGAGGGTCGCGAGCAATACATGAGCGTCAGTCGAGTCTACGTCCACCCCAACTGGAACAGCAACAATGTGGCCTCTGG TTATGACATCGCTCTCCTCCGTCTGTCATCTGATGCTTCTCTGAACTCATACGTGCAGTTGGCATCACTGCCCCCTTCAGGACAGGTTCTGCCCAACAACAACCCCTGTTACATCACTGGCTGGGGCCGCACACAGA CTGGTGGTCAGCTCTCTGCTCAGCTGAAACAGGCGAGTCTGCCCGTGGTGGACCAGCAGACATGTTCTCGTAGTGACTGGTGGGGCAGCACCGTTAAGAACACCATGGTCTGTGCTGGTGGTGGCAGTCTGTCTGGATGCCAG GGCGACTCTGGCGGTCCTCTGAACTGTCTGGTCAGCGGTCAGTATTACGTTCATGGAGTGACCAGTTTTGTGTCGTCTTCGGGTTGTAACACACCGAAGAAACCGACTGTCTTCACTCGAGTGTCTGCATACATCAGCTGGATCAACGGA ATCATTGGATAA